TAAATCTTCGGGGGCGAAACAGgctcggaaaaaaaaaaacatgcaaatgcgcatgaaatttgcaaaagcCGCAAGCCTTAAaatgaattcaaaaattaaatcaaccAACATAGATTTACAGTGGTCATTTGAGAATTAGCGCAGGAAAGTAAATCTACTTTATGCTGTTAAACCTTTTTACTATGCTTTacttatttacaaataaattaaaaagactgaatagtttaaattaaataaaagcattaatacttatatatttaaaacaacattgAATATGGTTCGCCGTTGAATTACTATACAAAATACTAAATACGAAAAGTGATCTTAAATATTgagaacattttttatttgtaaagatacaaaaataaaatatttttaaaataataataaacagcaaccaaaaatgtttacctttgatttaacttaaaactggtaattagttattttcgaaactaagtatttattttattaattttattaaagttgatGAGTTTTACTGTACGTCTAGTTTATTGTCCAGTTTTTGCTGACATTTTGACCTGCGGCGACttgaaaaaagaaatgatgaatattttttctgcGAAATTTACCAAGCTAAAGAGTAAAAAGCAGAGCATGCCAAAGGCATAGACACGGCCAAATAGAAAACTCTGTATAGAGGGGAAGCCAaatgaaaaaaggaaaatgtatattttaataaaccgAATACAAAGCAGAGTAGCGAGAGCCCAGCGCCCCATTTTCCCGTActacccaccacccaccacccactgagCGACGAGCCAGCGGCAAGGTTAGCCAGTTCATTCATTCGGTTTTATTCACAGTTATTGAAAGTAGAGCAGCGCGCTCTTCTCTCGaataatatgaaaataaataaaactaagacCAAGTCGAGCGCTGCACTCCCCCCCCAGCCGAGCTATATGGTATTAACCAAGGGTTAGAGGTCGGAACGTGAACCACAGACCACGACTGACGACAGTTGACAGACAACAGACAACGCAACGAATGCGAATCCGAATCACGCCGCAAATCCCAAGGAAAATATATTCACCGAATCTTGGGGCTTGGGGCTGCTGCGACGATTGGTTGCTGCTTTTCCCTGTGATTGGATCAACCTACTTAGCTTGTGTTGGCAAAGAGGACCCAACAAGCAATCGCAAATAGCCATGGGAATGCTCTCGACTTTCGCTTCAAGTTGCAAGGTAGTTTATCGCAAACATTTGCCTATGCCTTCCCGTTAACGCTTAAAAAAGGCCATCAAATTTAAACTCAAGGTTTATGAGAGTTTATCCGAATTCTGGAGTATTTATTTCTAAAGGGTTCCAAAAGGGTCAGAACTGTCATTTAGCAAGgcaatttttttggttaaattgCGGCGCATTGCTGAATTAAAGGATTATTGTGCGAGCTTAggaaaaacctttaaatatatataccttatttttattaaaatttttggttttgttagTTAAACTTATACCTaggttttattcaaaaaaaagaaaacaaaaaataaataactatctTCTCTATAAATGTCAAACAATAGTGGCTCCCTAAATATAAcccatttattatttgttctACCCAAAACTAACAAAATGGGTTGGTTTGACAATATTTGTGCTGAAAGTCGatcaaattttttcttaagcGAGCAAGCATATAAAGTTCAGTTTAAATCAAGCAAAGATCTCATGAGCGCAGATGAGTGCTACAGctttataaaaaagaatacTAAGCCCAGAGAATTAATACAACAAGAGCAACTGTGGAAAATTCCCATACTTCTTGTCTGTTTGGGCTGCATTATGGTCATATTGATCGCGTTTTGCTTCATTTTTCAGTGCTTGGTAAAAAGGGTACAGCACGCAAGACTGCCCAACCAGTTTGAATTTGACATTTGCCAAGTTGAAAAGTCGAAAATTAAATCACCCGTGGACAGAGCTAGCCAAAGCGAACCACCAATACCCCCAGATGATACTTGCTGTTCCTGTTTGAAAGTCAAGTAAAGCATACAATTCATTGTAAGCccatttgttttgtaatactttttaataaaaattaataaatagtaatacacaaaacatttgttctttaaaatggtccttagttattttttaagcgaCGGTTccttaagaatttatttttagaaaacaaaaagcaaacattattttacatgcaaaataagtttttatgtattttctaataaattctacgaaaataaaataatactcaaaattaaaaataaaacagcgaAAGACTATTTAGTAAGAATATGTTTTCAAACGAGTTAACGCATTAACAAAAGCATGCTTAAAGAAACGCTGCAGTCTTATTTCATTGacaaaactattttctttGATGCGATTAAGATAAACTGTGtcagcaaaaataatttacttaaagCAGCCTCATCggtgttttatatatttaagttttcccAGCAACTGATATTTTCCGTTGCCTCATCCATTACGATAATTGTCAACGCCTTTCGGCAAGGACACCCCAAATTGAGCAACTTTCCGCTCGTCAGCTGGAACTTATAGATGGCCGAGTAAACCGGTCAGTGGCCTCGCCCCATTTGTCAATGTTCGTCGTCATTGCTCCTGCAACTGCCACAGGGCTGTGGCACAGCCTGCAACCTTCGGTTTCACTTATTCATTTTCCCCATCGCCTCCTGGATTTTCTTCTCCTTCTTTTTCCAGCTGGCCACAAATTGGCCAATGCGTTTGT
This genomic stretch from Drosophila gunungcola strain Sukarami unplaced genomic scaffold, Dgunungcola_SK_2 000001F, whole genome shotgun sequence harbors:
- the LOC128262242 gene encoding uncharacterized protein LOC128262242; protein product: MGWFDNICAESRSNFFLSEQAYKVQFKSSKDLMSADECYSFIKKNTKPRELIQQEQLWKIPILLVCLGCIMVILIAFCFIFQCLVKRVQHARLPNQFEFDICQVEKSKIKSPVDRASQSEPPIPPDDTCCSCLKVK